ACAATCTTCCGGGAGACGTTGGAGGTGGACCTCATGCCGGATGGATTCACCATGGTGAGTGTTTTAAATGCGTGTGCGGAGATCGGGGCGCTCGCTCTCGGGAGGAGGGTGCATGTGTTTGCGTCCAAGGTTGGGTTAGTAGGGAACAGACATGTTGGGAACGCGCTGATTGATCTGTATGCCAAGTGCGGCGGAGTTGAGGACGCAAGGAAGGTGTTTGAGGAGATGGGGGTGGGAAGGACCGTGGTCTCATGGACATCACTGATCGTGGGTTTGGCAGGGAATGGGTTTGGGAAGGATGCACTTGAGCTGTTCGGTCTGATGGAGGGGATGAAGCTTATCCCTACTGATATCACTATGGTAGGAGTGTTGTATGCTTGTAGCCACTGCGGGTGGGTCGATGATGGGTTTCGATATTTCAATGAGATGAAGGACAAGTACGGCATAGCACCAAAGATTGAACATCTTGGATGTATGGTGGATCTGCTGGGGAGAGCTGGAAGAGTTGAGGAAGCACACGATTATATCAACACGATGCCACTGGAGCCCAACGCTGTTGTGTGGCGGACATTGCTAGGTGCTTGTGCTATGCACAAGAAGCTGGAACTTGGGGAGGCTGCTTGGGCACGGCTGGTTGAGCTTGACCCTGGGCACAGCGGCGACTATGTCCTCCTCTCAAATCTGTATGCTGCTGTTGGGAGGTGGGCAGATGTCCAAATCCTTAGGAAGACAATGGTCACGCAtggagtgaggaaaaacccagggCATAGCCTTGTGGAGATCCGCAACTCCGTGTTTGAGTTTGTTATGGGCGATAGATCACATCCTGAGAGTGATCAGATATACCTAATGCTTGCCGAGATAGCCGAGAGATTGAGGCGCCAAGGTTACGTCCCCCGCACAAGCAATGTATTGGCAGATATAGAGGAGGAAGAGAAAGAGGCTGCTTTAAACTACCATAGCGAGAGgctggccattgcctttgccttgCTGAAGTGTCTTCCTGGTACTCCTATCAGGATAGTGAAGAACTTGAGAGTGTGTGGAGACTGCCATTTGGTAATTAAGCTAATATCTAAGGTATATGACCGTGAAATCATTGTTAGGGATCGCAGTAGGTTCCACCATTTCAAAGGGGGAGAATGTTCATGTAAAGATTATTGGTAGTTGATTCATGTATTGACTGAGAGTGGTGAATGCAATGTTTATGAGGTTCCATGCCTATAATCAGGGGAATGGTGGCGACTTATGGTTGCAGAACAGTTCTGTAGAACTTCATTTGTCGACACCTCATGTTTTGACTCAACCACAGCATCTGGTTTCTGTTGCACAGGACTACTGCAGTGAAAGCATTGGGGCAACCTCATCTATTGCAGGTCGCTGCAATCTCAGTCTTGGTCTAACTCACTAAATGTGTAGTGGAAAAACTAAGCTTCAGGACATGGCACATCAGAAAGCAAGGTTGAAGCTGGATACTGCTAGCACCATTCTATTGGAAATATTGTGACGAAAATTTCTGAGTCCTGCTTGCACAACAAGTTCTGTAGAAGCTCAGATGTCGACACATGTGTTGATTCAGCCACAGTATCCAATTTCTGAAAGGAGGTGTGAGGGTAACCTCATCTATTATTCTCATATCTAGTCCCAACTTACAAAATGTGGAAGTGGGAAACAAAAGCAACCAGAGATACAGCAGAAAGCAGGTTTAGAGCTGATACTGCTAGTATATACTACAATGGACCCCGTTAGCTGGCGAACGTTCGCCAGGAGGGGGGGCATTTGCGAACGTTTCGATGGCAGTTTTAGTTGTGTGTGGGGTGGCAGTTTCTTCAGCATGGCATTTTTTGGGATGAAGGCTCAAAACTGCCATCCTCCCAGAAAACGCCATGCTGTTTTGAAGAAACTGCATCCCTGACACAATTAAAACTGCCAGAAAAAACATTCGAAATGCCACCCTCTCCCAGCAAACGTCAGCCAGATAAGATATCCGTACTACAATTCTAATGCCGGACCTCTTGCCCTATCTTATTTCAGAAATTGCTACTCTAAAATAGTCTGCATTGTCAAAGAATCTACCAGCTTCCAGCGGTGTTTTAACTGCTTGGCTGCCCTGCTTTATCGATGTATTCTAGAGAAAAAAATACAAGCAAGAAAAGTACAACGACACGAGCATTTTTTTTTGAACAGACAATGACATGATGCATGTTCAGCGGGTGGTCCTGTAACTAGTTTATTGGTATGTGTGTAAGATACCAAAATGGCACCTCTCCCATGAATCCATTCTTTCTGAGGATGTGCGAGTTACAGACTTTTTGAACACATTTGAGTACTTTTAGTTACCCATATGTAACTAAAATGGACCTAGCTAGCCGGCGCCCGTGCGCTCGTTTGTCAGATTGAGCACACTTTTCTTTTAAAGAAACAAAAGCACCAGGTCCTTTTATATTGCACAAAAAAGGAAAGCGTCAGGTTCATGTGCTCACGCTATATATCCCACCTGCATTTATTAGGGATCAAAAACTTTAAAAAGTCATAACTTTTGATTTGAGTGTcaaaattcagatccgttttcaccgttgtgtttctcgcgacgagttcttcaaaactagatcccatattagTAGGTTACGACAAACTTTTTTTCTTGAGCAACTTTGTGTGCTACAGAGGCAACTTTAATGCTATAAAAAAGCAACTCCTATTTTCCCCTAGTATGACTATCTATTAGCAAAGGATCCTTCTAAGTTGGTTACCATGACTACCAATTGACTAGCTTCACCTATAAGTCGCCTACCATAAAGACAACTCCAACATGGATCACCAAATCGCCCCAAATGTCGGGATCGACCTCTCTAGACACTTTTAACCATTCAATGACGGTCACCGAATTTGTTTGAACAAGTTCGTACGTCCGAAATCCTCCAAGCCGGACGAGGAGGGGGCGTTCTCAGGGCCCCTCGGCGTCGATTGCTCCCTTCGACATCAAGCCGGATCCCATCACCTTAGACGATAAGAGGAGCAAAATCCGCCCCTCCTAGCCGAGGCCCCCGTGACGGACAAAGAGTCCACACTAGAAATGGAGATGCCAACCTAACGGCCAACCTCCGACCGCTGTTTGATGATGCCCTCTCCGCCCTCCCGAGCAAACACGACGTCCAAAACTAGATGCCGTgtaaaggaggagacgtcgtcgaGACTGCGCCAACAATTTCTGTTGTAACAAGGAGGTGGCAACAACAACTTCGAATATTGATAAACACAACCACATATAGAAAAGACTAAGTTCACCCAACAGAGCCCGTTGGGGGTAGAAAAGAAAAACAACTATGTGACTTATATGCACTGGAGTTGTAATTAAAAAATCCAGCAAGTTTTGGGGTGTTTTTGTGCAACTCCAATGCATTCACCAGACAACTCTTGTGTAGTCTCAGTCTGACTTGGTATCTAGATAAAGCGGCCACATATAGAAAAGACTAAGTTTACCAGGCAACTCTTGTGCAGTCCAAGCCTGAACAACTCCACAGTTTTTGTTTGGCAACTAGGCACTAGCAGAGGAGaaaactgtgacgcccggataattaagctacagtaaccctctactaatgttgccacatcaccatgattactgttgataatctcgcgatggttcaaaacttgttcaaattcaaatttaaaataaagtcaaactagaaaagtttttcaaaaatcaaaactaaaatgttctaaatgtagcAAGTAATTCATAATAAACATTGGTGGAGAAATCACACTTTTATAAAGTAGTTAAATGCACTATAATAAATAAAATAGTGGTAAAACTATTAATTAAATGCTCGTAAATTAATAAACAAATGCAAACTACTTTCTAAAATGTGCTAAGTTGTTTGTGGCTGTGGCATAAATTGTAAGATCGATTTGGGTGCcactttagtatttttactaaaactaaaattaaaagaaaactaaaaagaaacaaagggaaaataaaacaaaaataaaagaaagaagaaaggaccccccttggccaactgggccagacggcccagccggccaggccaCCAACCGGCCCAACCCCCCTCCATAACCCCACCAGGGGAAACCCTAACCGACACCTCCCACTCACCCCCCACTCACCCACGTCTCCTCCCccactcctctcgatcccatctggatcggggaggggttcGATCCACCTCCCCCTCCTTTGCCCCCGATTGGATCTGGGGGATCGATCCCCGCCGCTAGACGCGCGACGCCGCCCCGCCTCTGAC
This region of Triticum aestivum cultivar Chinese Spring chromosome 2D, IWGSC CS RefSeq v2.1, whole genome shotgun sequence genomic DNA includes:
- the LOC123052862 gene encoding pentatricopeptide repeat-containing protein At4g21065-like; its protein translation is MHEAIAQAPSTHPALRHCVALLRLHLTSPSVAAAKQIHARALRVAGVPLSHPLLAKHILFQLASLRAGAPPLLYAVTVLSRLLPDPDPFSLNTVLRIAASSARPRLALALHRRRLAPPDTHTYPPLLQACTRLLALREGESLHAEAAKNGLVALVFVKNSLVHHYGACGLFESAHRVFDEIPVLERNLVSWNSVMNGFAANGRPNEVLTIFRETLEVDLMPDGFTMVSVLNACAEIGALALGRRVHVFASKVGLVGNRHVGNALIDLYAKCGGVEDARKVFEEMGVGRTVVSWTSLIVGLAGNGFGKDALELFGLMEGMKLIPTDITMVGVLYACSHCGWVDDGFRYFNEMKDKYGIAPKIEHLGCMVDLLGRAGRVEEAHDYINTMPLEPNAVVWRTLLGACAMHKKLELGEAAWARLVELDPGHSGDYVLLSNLYAAVGRWADVQILRKTMVTHGVRKNPGHSLVEIRNSVFEFVMGDRSHPESDQIYLMLAEIAERLRRQGYVPRTSNVLADIEEEEKEAALNYHSERLAIAFALLKCLPGTPIRIVKNLRVCGDCHLVIKLISKVYDREIIVRDRSRFHHFKGGECSCKDYW